From the genome of Pelosinus fermentans DSM 17108:
AAAAGGTAGCAAAGGTAGCTCATGAAAATAACATTCCTTTAATTATTGATAGTACTTTTGCAACCCCCTACTTAAATCGGCCCATAGAATGGGGGGCAGATATTGTTGTTCATTCTGCGACTAAATTTATTGGCGGGCATGGAACTTCCATTGGAGGAATCATTGTTGACGGCGGTAAGTTTAATTGGGATAATGGTAAATTTCCAGGTTTAATTGAGCCAGATCCTAGTTACCATGGTCTTTCTTTTACTGAGAAATTTGGTAATGCAGCTTATATTTTAAAAGCCCGCGTAACCTTGCTGCGTGATATTGGAGCGGCAACCACTCCCTTTAATTCCTTCCTATTTTTGCAGGGATTAGAGACGCTCTCAATACGTCTGGAGCGGCATGTTGCCAATGCCCAAAAAGTTGCTGAATTCCTGGAACAGCATAAACTTGTTAAGTGGGTTAATTATCCTGGACTAAAAAGCAGCGCCTATTATGAACTAGGGAAGAAATATTTCCCTAAAGGAGCAGGAGCAATTCTTACTTTTGGTATTCACGGCGGCTTAGAGGCGGGGACGAAATTTATTGATAACTTAGGTTTATTTTCTCATCTGGCAAATGTTGGTGATGCCAAGTCTCTGGTAATTCATCCAGCTAGTACGACTCATCAGCAGCTGCTGCCTGAAGAGCAATTAGCGAGTGGTATTACAGAGGATCTTATACGCTTATCCATTGGACTGGAAGATATAGATGATTTACTGTATTATCTTGATAAAGCCCTTACTGCAAGTCAGTAATATAAAATAAACCGGTCTCTTCAGTTTGAGACCGGTTTGTTTTTATACTGTTTTCATCCACTTTTCAAATTCCTCAACGACTTCCTCGCGGGCAACTTGCACGGCTTCGCCGCTCCACTCTTGCCCGGTATCCCCATCATACCAGAGGTCCTTATTGCTGAATGTACCTGTAGGGTATAATTTTTCTTGTATGGCTGTGTGCATGCCATCAAGTAGGCTTTGCTTAATGGTTTTACGTGATGTTCTATGACCTGA
Proteins encoded in this window:
- a CDS encoding homocysteine synthase — encoded protein: MSEKEERKHGFDTVALHAGQIPDSETGARAVPIYQSTSFVLGDTKRAARIFSLEELGNAYTRMINPTQTVFEERVAALEGGVGALAVASGQAAITYSILNIAQAGDEIVSSTAIYGGTYNLFHHTLPKLGIHVSFVEPGDPENFRQAITPKTKAIYAEIIGNPKIDILDIEKVAKVAHENNIPLIIDSTFATPYLNRPIEWGADIVVHSATKFIGGHGTSIGGIIVDGGKFNWDNGKFPGLIEPDPSYHGLSFTEKFGNAAYILKARVTLLRDIGAATTPFNSFLFLQGLETLSIRLERHVANAQKVAEFLEQHKLVKWVNYPGLKSSAYYELGKKYFPKGAGAILTFGIHGGLEAGTKFIDNLGLFSHLANVGDAKSLVIHPASTTHQQLLPEEQLASGITEDLIRLSIGLEDIDDLLYYLDKALTASQ